A window of Neorhizobium galegae bv. orientalis str. HAMBI 540 genomic DNA:
GAAAGATTGTATTCAATCGGCCCAGCAACAAAAGTAGGTAATAGGGAGATCATTCTTAGGAGGTAGGCTGGATACATTGTGCCCACCCTCTCCTCGGCTATACTCTTATCGCTGGTAGGGGTTTTTTAACGATGATCACACCATTCGAGCCGAAGATTGGAAATGATTACATCTCGTATGAGCAGAAGTCTCAACGCGGGGGGCCGGAATATCATGTTATCGCCTATGTGGCTGCCGCGGCCGACTTCATCTATCTTCTCGGAGCGACCGGCGTCGGCTTCACGGGCTATCAATATGTCGTTTTCGGATCTGCGCCCGATCCGTCGCTTTTTATCGGGATCGGCCTGGTTCTGTCGACGATCTTCGTGCTCGCAATGCACAGCGCCCAGGCCTACAGCCCGGAGAGCATTCAGCTTCTGCGGCCACAAATCCGGCTGATCTGCATTCTGATTCCAAGCGCTCTGGCTTTCCTGCTGACGGTCATTTTCTTTTTGAAAATCGGCACGACCTTCTCGCGCGGGGCAATCTTGATGACAGCTGTCATCTCTCTGTCCGGGCTGATCTGCACCCGCCTGTTCTGGCACTGGTATCTGCCGTCGGCGGCGGCTGCGGCGTCCTTCAAGATGAAACGGATACTCCTGATCTGCCATGAGGAGTTTTCGGCGGAACATTGGCAGCATAAGGCGGCCGCAAGCGGTATGACACTCGTCCAGGTCCTCCGCCTCTCGGATGAAAATCTGTTGCCCGTGAACGCCCTGCAGAGACTGAGGCAGAGCGAGACCGACAACATCGACGAGGTATTCATCATCTGGCGGGATCCGAATGTCTCCAAGCTCGAATTCTACCTCGGAGAACTCAGGCGCTCTGCATCGCCGGTCAATGTCATCTTCGATGGCGTCGTCGGCCGGCTTACCAGCGCTCCGGCCCGCAAGATCGGCGGCATGACAGCATTCCAGACGCAGCGGCCGCCGTTGAACCTTTACGAACGCGGTACCAAGCGCGCGTTCGACATCATCTTCTCGCTATTGGCCATCCTCTCGCTGTTTCCGCTGTTGCTCGTCGTGGCGATCGCCATCAAATGCGATTCCAGGGGTCCGATTCTGTTCAGGCAGGTCCGCAAAGGATATGGCGGCCGTTCGTTCCGAATTCTGAAATTCCGCAGCATGACCGTCATGGAAGATTCTGCCGA
This region includes:
- a CDS encoding exopolysaccharide biosynthesis polyprenyl glycosylphosphotransferase, whose product is MITPFEPKIGNDYISYEQKSQRGGPEYHVIAYVAAAADFIYLLGATGVGFTGYQYVVFGSAPDPSLFIGIGLVLSTIFVLAMHSAQAYSPESIQLLRPQIRLICILIPSALAFLLTVIFFLKIGTTFSRGAILMTAVISLSGLICTRLFWHWYLPSAAAAASFKMKRILLICHEEFSAEHWQHKAAASGMTLVQVLRLSDENLLPVNALQRLRQSETDNIDEVFIIWRDPNVSKLEFYLGELRRSASPVNVIFDGVVGRLTSAPARKIGGMTAFQTQRPPLNLYERGTKRAFDIIFSLLAILSLFPLLLVVAIAIKCDSRGPILFRQVRKGYGGRSFRILKFRSMTVMEDSADIRQATRNDPRVTKIGAIIRASSIDELPQLWNVLRGEMSIVGPRPHALAHDELYDAQIAKYAFRRHVKPGLTGWAQINNCRGETPNIEKMEERIFHDLWYINNWSFWLDMKIIVRTAIEICDFGKVY